Proteins encoded by one window of Nocardia goodfellowii:
- a CDS encoding metallopeptidase — protein MRLWRFGVVAVVLAVGAALSGCAEVVNNATGKGVSDSGNPWVLAGAAKAEGPSGPREGVPDTALRAENSDGGAVDKLALNAIADIEAFWKSEYAKTFPGIFQPVTAYVSWDAKAAKQSSPTFCRSSTYQLVNAAYCGLDHTIGWDRGILFPLLEQKYNSLAIVMVLAHEYGHAIQGQAKIAGFFTNTLVQEQQADCLAGVFLRHVAEGDSPHFTMNLTDGLDGVLGATIAVRDTDPGSKQNMHGSAFERVTAVQLGYTDGASACKQINRSELNKRRGSLPTSFEFEDEEQRQLPIDRESLASVAQALSKAFPVSKPPVFDYRGVVRDCAKVSPTEPVSYCPSSNTIGTDVVALAERGEKQNAEDVLSADVDGDYNAFIVFISRYMLAVQHDRRLGLTGAETAGLRTVCLSGAFTTKLSAPNSDPRLSAKDLDEAVSGLLADGLAAADVDGKIVKSGYQRLEAFRHGVLDGERACLTKFE, from the coding sequence ATGAGACTCTGGCGTTTCGGCGTGGTCGCGGTGGTGCTGGCGGTGGGGGCCGCACTGTCCGGATGCGCGGAGGTAGTGAATAACGCTACGGGAAAAGGGGTTTCGGACTCCGGGAATCCGTGGGTGCTGGCGGGCGCCGCGAAAGCGGAGGGTCCGAGTGGCCCACGCGAAGGCGTCCCGGACACCGCGCTGCGGGCGGAGAACAGCGACGGGGGAGCGGTCGACAAACTCGCACTCAACGCCATCGCCGATATCGAAGCGTTCTGGAAATCCGAGTACGCCAAGACCTTCCCCGGAATCTTCCAGCCGGTCACCGCATACGTTTCCTGGGATGCCAAGGCCGCCAAGCAAAGTTCGCCCACCTTCTGTAGATCTTCGACTTACCAACTGGTGAACGCGGCCTACTGCGGCCTCGACCACACCATCGGCTGGGACCGAGGAATCTTGTTCCCCCTCCTGGAGCAGAAATACAACTCGCTGGCCATCGTCATGGTGCTGGCTCACGAATACGGGCACGCCATCCAGGGCCAAGCCAAAATCGCGGGATTCTTCACCAACACCCTGGTGCAGGAGCAGCAGGCCGACTGCCTTGCCGGTGTCTTCCTCCGCCATGTGGCCGAGGGCGATTCGCCGCATTTCACCATGAACCTGACCGACGGCCTCGACGGTGTGCTCGGGGCCACCATCGCGGTGCGCGACACCGACCCTGGCAGCAAGCAGAACATGCACGGCTCCGCGTTCGAACGCGTGACCGCGGTACAGCTCGGCTATACCGACGGTGCGAGTGCGTGCAAGCAGATCAACCGGTCCGAGCTGAACAAGCGGCGCGGCAGCCTGCCCACCTCCTTCGAGTTCGAGGACGAGGAGCAGAGACAGCTCCCGATCGACCGGGAGTCGCTGGCCAGCGTCGCGCAAGCCCTGTCCAAGGCCTTCCCGGTGTCGAAGCCGCCGGTGTTCGACTACCGGGGCGTGGTGCGCGATTGCGCGAAAGTCAGTCCCACCGAGCCGGTTTCGTACTGTCCCAGTTCGAATACCATAGGTACCGACGTCGTCGCACTGGCCGAACGAGGCGAGAAGCAGAACGCGGAGGACGTTCTGTCCGCCGACGTGGACGGCGACTACAACGCTTTCATCGTCTTCATCTCCCGCTACATGCTCGCGGTGCAGCATGATCGCCGACTAGGGCTTACCGGCGCGGAAACCGCCGGGCTGCGCACCGTCTGCTTGAGCGGGGCCTTCACCACGAAACTCAGTGCGCCCAACAGCGATCCGCGTCTGTCCGCCAAGGACCTCGACGAAGCGGTCTCCGGCTTGCTGGCCGACGGACTCGCCGCCGCCGATGTGGACGGCAAGATCGTCAAGAGCGGCTATCAGCGGCTGGAGGCCTTCCGCCACGGCGTGCTCGATGGTGAGCGGGCCTGCCTGACCAAGTTCGAATAG
- a CDS encoding endonuclease/exonuclease/phosphatase family protein, giving the protein MRKWLDRALLGVGWAAVLAGIAGVVLHLGSWRWELFVLGASGASYLMVGALLGLVLVLIARGWRSAAFAGVVVAVALWTQLPIFVPNGHAASGPRITVLQSNILFGGADIGAVVRTVRDERVDLLTVDELTQEAVDRFAAAGISDELPHQFLIPGPGGGGTGIYSRYPLRDTQRFDGFQINNLGATMEHPERGDIAVFALHPIPPNLNFAAWSWEMPRIREILDARTGPAIVGADFNATRDHAAFRALVAGRYDSAADLVGAGPMLTWPDSERWGPVLGIDHILVADGTAEDLRSLSIPGSDHRALLAHLRMNA; this is encoded by the coding sequence ATGCGTAAATGGTTGGACCGGGCGCTGCTCGGGGTGGGGTGGGCCGCCGTGCTCGCGGGAATCGCCGGGGTAGTGCTGCACTTGGGATCGTGGCGCTGGGAGCTGTTCGTACTGGGGGCCTCGGGGGCGTCATATCTGATGGTCGGTGCGCTGCTGGGTTTGGTGCTGGTATTGATCGCACGGGGCTGGCGGAGCGCGGCGTTCGCGGGAGTTGTGGTGGCGGTGGCGTTGTGGACGCAGCTGCCGATCTTCGTGCCGAACGGACACGCCGCCTCGGGGCCGAGAATAACTGTGCTGCAATCGAATATCCTCTTCGGCGGTGCCGACATCGGCGCTGTGGTGCGCACAGTGCGCGACGAGCGGGTCGACCTGCTGACGGTGGACGAGCTGACGCAGGAGGCGGTCGATCGCTTCGCGGCGGCGGGAATCAGCGACGAGCTGCCGCACCAGTTCCTGATTCCCGGCCCCGGCGGCGGCGGTACCGGCATCTACAGCCGGTATCCGTTGCGCGACACCCAGCGGTTCGACGGCTTCCAGATCAACAACCTCGGCGCGACCATGGAGCATCCCGAGCGCGGCGATATCGCGGTGTTCGCCCTGCACCCGATCCCGCCGAACCTGAACTTCGCGGCGTGGAGCTGGGAAATGCCGCGGATCCGCGAAATCCTCGATGCCCGAACCGGACCCGCGATCGTCGGCGCGGACTTCAACGCCACCCGCGACCACGCCGCCTTCCGCGCCCTGGTGGCCGGGCGCTACGATTCGGCCGCCGATCTCGTCGGCGCCGGGCCCATGCTCACCTGGCCGGACAGCGAGCGCTGGGGTCCGGTTCTGGGCATCGACCACATCCTGGTCGCCGACGGCACCGCCGAGGACCTCCGATCCCTGTCCATCCCCGGTTCGGACCACCGCGCGCTGCTGGCCCATCTGCGCATGAACGCCTGA
- a CDS encoding uridine kinase family protein, whose protein sequence is MDPLLPKENSELSELAQTLRALPPSCGRVRLVGVDGHAGAGKSTFAARLAEALGGAPVLHLDDLATHSEFFQWTDRLREQVLTPFKWGHTAFYRAYDWERCEFGGERALLAEPVVLVEGVGAGRRSLRPQLARLLWMECAAEEAWARGRQRDGDALAAFWDEWTAEERAHFAEDPSRPHADLLVLQQPSGYAVVPGPRTTAS, encoded by the coding sequence ATGGATCCCCTCCTACCCAAGGAAAACTCTGAGCTGAGTGAGCTCGCGCAGACATTGCGGGCGTTGCCGCCGTCGTGTGGGCGGGTCCGCTTGGTGGGGGTGGACGGGCACGCGGGGGCCGGTAAGAGCACATTCGCCGCACGGCTGGCCGAGGCGCTCGGCGGTGCTCCGGTGCTGCACTTGGACGACCTGGCTACGCACAGCGAGTTCTTCCAATGGACCGATCGGTTGCGGGAACAGGTGCTGACGCCGTTCAAGTGGGGACACACGGCCTTCTATCGGGCCTATGACTGGGAGCGGTGCGAATTCGGCGGCGAGCGGGCGTTGCTGGCGGAGCCGGTGGTGCTGGTCGAGGGGGTCGGAGCCGGGCGGCGAAGCTTGCGGCCGCAGCTGGCGCGGCTGTTGTGGATGGAGTGCGCGGCCGAGGAGGCCTGGGCGCGCGGGCGGCAGCGGGACGGGGACGCGCTGGCGGCGTTCTGGGACGAGTGGACCGCGGAGGAGCGCGCGCACTTCGCGGAGGATCCGTCCCGGCCGCACGCGGATCTCCTTGTGCTGCAACAGCCCTCGGGCTATGCCGTGGTGCCGGGACCGCGCACGACGGCGTCCTGA
- a CDS encoding bifunctional [glutamine synthetase] adenylyltransferase/[glutamine synthetase]-adenylyl-L-tyrosine phosphorylase gives MVRPPTARSAVPGVGRLGLLEPNAAESLRELAWDNVDSIPVLWALSRAPDADLALCTLIRLREALDGDWAELDSLLRTDTSLRGRLFALIGSSSAFADHLVAEPSAWKLLRRKNLPDRDELIADLLAAVEAVPEEGPHAGPMLYRAGITGPETVSLLRRRYRDQLMFLAALDLAATVENEPVLPYQVVGKHLTALADAALTAALSVAVARVCKDGPCPVRLAVIAMGKSGACELNYVSDVDVVFVAEPADATATRLAAEMMSVGSQAFFEVDAALRPEGKAGALVRTLESHVAYYKRWARTWEFQALLKNRPMTGDLDLGLAYRDALMPMVWNASERADFVADVQAMRRRVEDLVPADLRERELKLGHGSLRDVEFAVQLLQLVHGRVDDTLHVQGTVEALTALAAGGYVGRDDAANLTASYEFLRLLEHRLQLQRLKRTHTLPAADDEEGMRWLARAAHIRPDGRQDAVGVLGAEIRRNAVRVRRLHAKLFYRPLLDSVARLDSDALRLSPSAAVRQLKALGYTSPEHALGHLKALTGGVSRKGRIQALLLPTLLEWLGETPNPDAGLLAYRRVSEGLDDQIWFLRELRDEGAIAQRLMIVLGSSEYLPDLLINAPDTIRMYADGPSGPLLLSQQPEDVARGILTAAARYDDSKRAVAAARSLRRHELARVASADLLGMLDVRQVCRALSAVWVATLEAALLAVIRASEAELGEPAPADFAVIGMGRLGGMELGYGSDADVLFVCDPRPGVDETKAVKWSISVAEKVQRLLGAPSTDPPLHVDAGLRPEGRNGALVRTLAAYAAYYEQWAQPWEMQALLRAHQVAGDDALGVRFLRTIDKVRYPVGGVSAEAVREIRRIKARIDAERLPRGANPATHTKLGRGGLADIEWTVQLLQLRHAHQIPGLHNTSTLDCLEVIEEAELLEPADVALLRDAWLTATKARNALVLVRGKPADQLPAPGRLLSAVARVAGWPNDDGSEFLDNYMRVTRRAKAVVERVFGGE, from the coding sequence ATGGTTCGGCCCCCGACTGCGCGCTCAGCTGTCCCCGGTGTCGGCCGGCTCGGGTTGCTCGAGCCGAACGCCGCCGAGTCGTTGCGTGAGCTGGCTTGGGACAATGTCGACAGCATCCCGGTGCTGTGGGCGCTGTCGCGGGCGCCCGACGCCGACCTGGCGCTGTGCACACTGATCCGGTTGCGTGAGGCGCTGGATGGTGACTGGGCCGAACTCGATTCGCTGCTGCGCACCGATACCTCGTTGCGCGGCAGGCTGTTCGCGCTGATCGGCTCGTCGAGCGCGTTCGCCGATCATCTGGTGGCGGAGCCGTCGGCGTGGAAGTTGCTGCGGCGCAAGAACTTGCCGGACCGGGACGAGTTGATCGCCGATCTGCTCGCCGCGGTCGAGGCGGTGCCGGAGGAGGGGCCGCACGCGGGCCCGATGCTGTACCGCGCCGGGATCACCGGGCCGGAGACGGTGTCGTTGCTGCGCCGGCGCTACCGCGATCAGTTGATGTTCCTGGCAGCGCTGGACTTGGCGGCCACCGTGGAGAACGAGCCGGTGCTGCCGTATCAGGTGGTGGGCAAACACCTCACGGCCCTGGCCGACGCGGCGTTGACGGCGGCGCTGTCGGTCGCGGTGGCGCGCGTCTGCAAGGACGGCCCGTGCCCGGTGCGCCTGGCGGTGATCGCCATGGGCAAGAGCGGCGCGTGCGAACTGAATTATGTCAGCGATGTCGACGTGGTGTTCGTCGCCGAACCCGCCGACGCCACCGCTACCCGGCTGGCCGCGGAGATGATGAGCGTGGGCAGCCAGGCCTTCTTCGAGGTCGACGCGGCGCTGCGGCCCGAAGGCAAAGCGGGCGCGCTGGTCCGGACGCTGGAATCGCATGTCGCGTACTACAAGCGGTGGGCGCGGACCTGGGAATTCCAGGCGCTGCTGAAGAACCGGCCGATGACCGGCGACCTGGATCTCGGCCTGGCCTATCGCGACGCGTTGATGCCGATGGTCTGGAATGCCTCCGAGCGTGCGGATTTCGTCGCCGACGTGCAGGCGATGCGGCGGCGAGTGGAAGATCTGGTGCCCGCCGACCTGCGGGAACGGGAACTGAAGCTCGGGCACGGCAGCCTGCGTGACGTCGAATTCGCGGTCCAGCTCCTGCAATTGGTGCACGGGCGGGTCGACGACACGCTGCACGTGCAGGGCACCGTCGAGGCGTTGACGGCGCTGGCGGCCGGTGGGTACGTCGGTCGCGACGACGCCGCGAACCTCACCGCGTCCTATGAGTTCCTGCGGCTGCTCGAGCACCGCTTGCAGTTGCAGCGCTTGAAGCGCACGCATACGCTGCCCGCCGCCGACGACGAGGAAGGCATGCGCTGGCTGGCGCGCGCCGCGCATATCCGGCCCGACGGCCGCCAGGACGCGGTCGGCGTGCTCGGCGCCGAGATCCGGCGGAATGCCGTGCGGGTCAGGCGATTACACGCCAAGCTCTTCTACCGGCCGCTGCTGGACTCGGTGGCCCGGCTGGATTCGGACGCGCTGCGACTGAGTCCGAGCGCCGCGGTCCGCCAGTTGAAGGCGCTCGGTTACACCTCCCCGGAGCACGCGCTCGGACATCTGAAAGCGCTCACCGGCGGGGTGTCGCGCAAGGGCCGGATCCAGGCGCTGCTACTGCCGACATTGCTCGAATGGCTCGGGGAGACACCGAATCCCGACGCCGGCCTGCTCGCCTACCGGCGGGTGTCGGAAGGGCTCGACGACCAGATCTGGTTCCTGCGGGAACTGCGCGACGAAGGCGCGATCGCGCAGCGCCTGATGATCGTGCTCGGGTCCTCGGAGTACCTGCCCGACCTGCTGATCAACGCGCCCGACACGATCCGCATGTACGCCGACGGGCCCAGCGGTCCGCTGCTGTTGAGTCAGCAGCCCGAAGATGTCGCGCGCGGCATTCTCACCGCCGCCGCTCGCTACGACGACTCCAAACGCGCTGTCGCGGCGGCCCGTTCGCTGCGTCGCCACGAATTGGCCCGCGTCGCTTCGGCCGACCTGCTCGGCATGCTCGATGTGCGGCAGGTGTGCCGGGCGTTGTCCGCGGTATGGGTCGCCACGCTGGAAGCCGCGCTGCTGGCGGTGATCCGGGCCAGCGAAGCCGAACTCGGCGAACCCGCGCCCGCCGACTTCGCGGTGATCGGCATGGGCCGCCTCGGCGGCATGGAACTCGGCTACGGTTCCGACGCCGACGTCCTGTTCGTCTGCGATCCGCGGCCCGGCGTCGACGAGACCAAAGCCGTGAAGTGGTCCATCTCGGTCGCCGAGAAGGTGCAGCGGCTGTTGGGCGCGCCGAGCACCGACCCGCCGCTGCACGTGGACGCGGGGCTGCGCCCGGAGGGCCGCAACGGTGCTCTGGTCCGCACGCTCGCCGCCTATGCCGCCTACTACGAGCAGTGGGCTCAGCCCTGGGAGATGCAGGCCCTGCTGCGTGCGCACCAGGTCGCCGGCGACGACGCGCTCGGCGTTCGATTCCTGCGCACCATCGACAAGGTCCGCTACCCGGTGGGCGGCGTCTCGGCGGAAGCGGTCCGCGAAATCCGCCGGATCAAGGCCCGCATCGATGCCGAACGGCTGCCGCGCGGCGCCAACCCGGCCACGCACACCAAACTCGGCCGCGGCGGTCTCGCCGACATCGAGTGGACCGTTCAGCTGCTCCAGCTCCGGCACGCCCACCAGATCCCGGGCTTGCACAACACGTCCACGCTGGACTGCCTCGAGGTCATCGAGGAAGCCGAACTGCTGGAGCCCGCCGACGTGGCCCTGCTGCGCGACGCCTGGCTGACCGCTACCAAGGCGCGCAATGCCCTGGTCCTGGTCCGCGGCAAACCCGCCGATCAGCTTCCGGCCCCGGGCCGGCTGCTCTCCGCGGTCGCGCGCGTCGCGGGCTGGCCGAACGATGACGGCAGCGAGTTCCTCGACAACTACATGCGCGTCACCCGCCGCGCGAAAGCGGTGGTGGAACGCGTCTTCGGCGGCGAGTAG
- the glnA gene encoding type I glutamate--ammonia ligase produces the protein MDRQKEFVLRTLEERDIRFVRLWFTDVLGYLKSVAIAPAELEGAFEEGIGFDGSAIEGFARVSEADMVARPDPSTFQVLPWATSKGHQHSARMFCDITMPDGSPSWADPRHVLRRQLNKAGDVGFSCYVHPEIEFFLLENSPQDGSKPVPADRGGFFDQAVHDSAPNFRRHAIDALESMGISVEFSHHEGAPGQQEIDLRYADALSMADNVMTFRYLIKEVAIDEGVRATFMPKPFAEYPGSAMHTHMSLFEGEANAFADPDDPDNLSGTARAFIAGILEHAPEISAITNQWVNSYKRLIHGGEAPTAASWGRSNRSALVRVPMYTPNKSSSRRVEIRSPDSACNPYLTFAVLLAAGLRGIEKGYTLPPEAEDDVWSLTTAERRAMGFRELPGTLDEALQAMERSELVAETLGEHVFDFFLRNKRREWADYRSQVTPYELKEYLGL, from the coding sequence ATGGATCGCCAGAAGGAATTCGTGCTGCGGACGCTCGAAGAACGGGACATCCGCTTCGTGCGGCTCTGGTTCACCGACGTCTTGGGTTATCTGAAGTCCGTCGCGATCGCTCCGGCCGAGCTCGAGGGGGCGTTCGAGGAGGGCATCGGGTTCGATGGCTCGGCCATCGAGGGCTTCGCCCGCGTGTCGGAGGCCGACATGGTCGCGCGGCCGGATCCGTCGACGTTCCAGGTGCTGCCGTGGGCGACTTCCAAGGGCCATCAGCACTCGGCGCGCATGTTCTGCGACATCACCATGCCCGACGGCTCGCCGTCCTGGGCCGACCCGCGCCACGTGCTGCGCCGTCAGCTCAACAAGGCCGGCGATGTCGGGTTCAGCTGCTACGTGCACCCGGAGATCGAATTCTTCCTGCTGGAGAACAGCCCGCAGGACGGCTCCAAGCCCGTCCCGGCCGACCGCGGCGGCTTCTTCGATCAGGCCGTACACGATTCCGCGCCGAACTTCCGCCGGCACGCGATCGACGCGCTGGAGTCCATGGGTATCTCGGTGGAGTTCAGCCACCACGAGGGCGCCCCGGGCCAGCAGGAGATCGACCTGCGCTACGCCGACGCGCTGTCCATGGCCGACAACGTGATGACCTTCCGCTACCTGATCAAGGAAGTGGCCATCGACGAGGGCGTGCGGGCCACCTTCATGCCCAAGCCGTTCGCGGAGTACCCCGGCTCGGCGATGCACACCCACATGAGCCTGTTCGAGGGTGAGGCCAACGCCTTCGCCGATCCCGACGATCCGGACAACCTCTCCGGCACCGCCCGCGCGTTCATCGCGGGCATCCTGGAGCACGCCCCGGAGATCTCGGCGATCACCAACCAGTGGGTGAACTCCTACAAGCGCCTGATCCACGGTGGCGAGGCCCCGACCGCCGCCTCGTGGGGCCGGTCGAACCGTTCCGCGCTGGTGCGCGTGCCGATGTACACGCCGAACAAGTCCTCCTCGCGCCGCGTCGAGATCCGCAGCCCCGATTCGGCCTGCAACCCGTACCTGACCTTCGCGGTGCTGCTCGCGGCCGGTCTGCGCGGTATCGAGAAGGGGTACACGCTCCCGCCGGAGGCCGAGGACGACGTCTGGTCGCTGACCACGGCGGAGCGCCGCGCGATGGGCTTCCGGGAACTGCCGGGCACCCTGGACGAGGCGCTGCAGGCGATGGAGCGTTCCGAGCTGGTGGCGGAGACGTTGGGCGAGCATGTGTTCGACTTCTTCCTGCGCAACAAGCGCCGGGAATGGGCCGATTACCGCAGCCAGGTCACGCCGTACGAGCTCAAGGAATACCTCGGTTTGTAG
- a CDS encoding alpha/beta hydrolase family esterase has product MTSSFTTRLSALLAATGAALALAITAGPAAADEETFEDPEGMAAACSTTPVNDDKVTLDGRYYRIHVPAGISAAGAPLLVAIHGGHSSPERHASETGWNGFVDQKKAIVVYPRGSKDGETQDNGQPGWGWHADDTDVAHIMKVVANVRAKYCVDPRRIHLSGHSNGGQMASRAGCVQAGFFASGAVYAPAPPPTGCNPSRAISWGVFASAGDTTVLEPVAYGHLMYWNWENRPCGNEQNDGGTDVKDSNRWSCDAGTQTLWRVYNGGSHQWPTGARRTEMMNRMWQLFQAYPRP; this is encoded by the coding sequence GTGACGTCCTCCTTCACCACTCGACTATCCGCGCTACTGGCCGCGACCGGCGCGGCCCTCGCACTCGCGATAACCGCCGGCCCCGCCGCGGCCGACGAAGAGACCTTCGAAGATCCGGAAGGGATGGCCGCCGCGTGCTCGACGACGCCGGTCAACGACGACAAGGTCACTCTCGACGGCCGGTACTACCGCATCCACGTGCCCGCCGGGATCTCCGCGGCCGGCGCGCCGCTGCTGGTCGCGATCCACGGCGGCCACTCCAGCCCCGAGCGCCACGCCTCGGAGACGGGCTGGAACGGGTTCGTCGACCAGAAGAAGGCGATCGTCGTCTACCCGCGCGGCAGCAAAGACGGTGAGACCCAGGACAACGGGCAACCGGGCTGGGGCTGGCACGCCGATGACACCGACGTCGCGCACATCATGAAGGTGGTGGCGAACGTCCGCGCCAAGTACTGCGTGGACCCACGGCGCATTCACCTCTCCGGGCACTCCAACGGCGGCCAGATGGCTTCGCGCGCCGGGTGTGTCCAGGCGGGCTTCTTCGCCTCGGGCGCGGTGTACGCGCCCGCGCCGCCGCCGACCGGCTGCAATCCGTCGCGCGCGATCTCCTGGGGCGTCTTCGCCTCGGCCGGCGACACCACGGTGCTCGAGCCCGTCGCCTACGGCCACCTCATGTACTGGAACTGGGAGAACCGCCCGTGCGGTAACGAGCAGAACGACGGCGGCACCGACGTCAAGGACTCCAACCGCTGGAGCTGCGATGCCGGAACCCAGACGCTGTGGCGGGTCTACAACGGCGGTAGCCATCAGTGGCCGACCGGCGCGCGACGCACCGAGATGATGAACCGTATGTGGCAGTTGTTCCAGGCCTATCCACGGCCCTGA
- a CDS encoding alpha/beta hydrolase — MGLRRGVLGMAVLASIASGCSAQEDAKPSAPMPATPVALEKFYAQTVRWGSCADISGERLPPAAECAKVTVPVDYAKPEGATAQIALSRIPASGKKIGSLLLNPGGPGVSGLSIVSLAGGSPLAERFDRVGFDPRGVGSSTPSIACLNPREADAERAEPPVDNTPEGIAEQEAENREYVGKCVERTGAEVLSHVGTREVVQDMDIIRAVLGDPKLNYLGYSYGTKLGSAYAEKYPDRVRALVLDGAIDSSQDPVEESLRQAAGFQKAFDAFSADCAKQPDCPLGADPAQAVARFRDLVEPLRDKPAATTDARGLSYGDAITGVQQALYSDSLWRVLFTGLAELRAGRGDTLLQLADMYDGRKDDGSYVNTQDAFNAIRCVDDPRITDPAVASRQDAEYRKAAPFLDDGKGTGAAALELCAFWPVPNSSEPHRISVRGLPKVVVVSTTEDPATPYQAGVELAQQLGASLITFQGTRHTAALVAGDECLDSAVIAYLTDLTEPGSQLTCGQSS; from the coding sequence ATGGGCTTGCGACGGGGCGTGCTGGGTATGGCGGTGCTGGCATCGATCGCGAGCGGGTGCTCGGCACAGGAGGACGCGAAGCCCAGTGCGCCGATGCCGGCGACTCCGGTGGCGCTGGAGAAGTTTTACGCGCAAACGGTGCGGTGGGGGTCGTGCGCCGACATCAGCGGCGAACGGCTGCCGCCCGCCGCCGAATGCGCGAAGGTCACCGTGCCCGTGGACTACGCGAAACCCGAGGGGGCGACCGCCCAGATCGCGTTGTCTCGAATCCCGGCTTCCGGCAAAAAGATCGGGTCGCTGCTGCTGAATCCGGGTGGTCCCGGCGTGTCCGGGCTCTCGATCGTGAGCTTGGCGGGCGGGTCGCCGCTGGCGGAACGGTTCGATCGGGTCGGGTTCGATCCGCGGGGTGTGGGTTCTTCGACACCGTCGATCGCCTGCCTGAACCCCAGGGAAGCGGACGCCGAGCGCGCCGAGCCGCCGGTGGACAACACGCCGGAGGGTATCGCCGAACAAGAGGCGGAGAACAGGGAATACGTCGGCAAGTGCGTGGAACGGACCGGGGCGGAAGTGCTTTCGCATGTCGGCACCCGGGAAGTGGTGCAGGACATGGATATCATCCGCGCGGTGCTCGGCGACCCGAAGCTCAACTATCTCGGTTACTCGTACGGCACCAAACTTGGTTCGGCCTATGCCGAGAAATACCCCGACCGCGTGCGCGCGCTAGTTCTGGACGGCGCCATCGATTCCTCCCAGGACCCGGTCGAGGAATCGCTGCGGCAGGCCGCCGGTTTCCAGAAAGCCTTCGACGCCTTCAGCGCCGACTGCGCGAAACAGCCCGACTGCCCCCTCGGCGCCGACCCCGCGCAGGCCGTCGCCCGTTTCCGCGACCTGGTGGAACCGTTGCGCGACAAGCCCGCCGCCACCACCGACGCGCGCGGACTCTCCTACGGCGACGCCATCACCGGCGTCCAGCAGGCGCTGTACTCCGACTCGCTGTGGCGCGTGCTGTTTACGGGCCTGGCCGAACTGCGAGCGGGTCGCGGCGACACTCTGTTGCAGTTGGCCGATATGTACGACGGCCGCAAGGACGACGGTTCCTACGTGAACACCCAGGACGCCTTCAACGCCATCCGCTGCGTCGACGATCCGCGCATCACCGATCCGGCCGTCGCCTCCCGCCAGGACGCCGAATACCGCAAGGCCGCACCGTTTCTCGACGACGGCAAGGGCACCGGCGCGGCCGCCCTGGAACTGTGCGCGTTCTGGCCGGTGCCGAACAGCTCCGAACCGCACCGGATCTCGGTGCGGGGCCTGCCGAAGGTGGTCGTCGTGTCCACCACCGAGGACCCGGCCACCCCTTATCAGGCCGGTGTCGAACTGGCTCAGCAGCTGGGGGCGTCGCTGATCACCTTTCAGGGCACCCGTCACACTGCGGCCCTGGTCGCCGGGGACGAATGCCTGGACAGCGCGGTCATCGCCTATCTGACGGACTTGACGGAACCGGGCAGTCAACTCACCTGTGGTCAGTCGAGCTGA
- the panB gene encoding 3-methyl-2-oxobutanoate hydroxymethyltransferase produces MSVSDSETPAYGAAPAEPKKRRKTRVTHLQQMKADGEKWAMLTAYDYSSARLFEEAGIPVLLVGDSAANVVYGYDTTVPITVDELIPLVRGVVRGAPNALVVADLPFGTYEASPAQALATATRFMKEGQAHAVKLEGGERVAEQIALITAAGIPVMAHVGFTPQSVNTLGGFRVQGRGDAAEQLIHDAMAVQEAGAFAVVMEMVPAEIAGQVTHKLTIPTVGIGAGPDCDAQVLVWQDMAGYTSGKTAKFVKRFASIGLDLRTAAANYADEVRRGTFPGPEHSF; encoded by the coding sequence ATGTCCGTATCCGATTCGGAAACCCCTGCCTACGGCGCGGCTCCGGCCGAACCGAAGAAGCGGCGCAAGACCCGCGTCACCCATCTACAGCAGATGAAGGCCGACGGCGAGAAGTGGGCCATGCTCACCGCCTACGACTACTCCTCGGCTCGTCTCTTCGAAGAAGCCGGCATTCCCGTGCTGCTGGTCGGCGACTCGGCGGCCAACGTGGTCTATGGCTACGACACCACCGTGCCGATCACCGTCGACGAGCTGATCCCGCTGGTCCGCGGCGTGGTCCGGGGCGCGCCGAACGCACTGGTGGTGGCCGATCTGCCGTTCGGCACCTACGAGGCCTCCCCCGCGCAGGCGCTGGCCACCGCGACCCGGTTCATGAAAGAGGGCCAGGCGCACGCGGTGAAGCTGGAGGGTGGCGAGCGCGTGGCCGAGCAGATCGCGCTGATCACCGCGGCCGGCATCCCGGTCATGGCGCACGTCGGATTCACTCCGCAGAGCGTGAACACGCTCGGTGGTTTCCGGGTGCAGGGCCGGGGCGACGCCGCCGAACAGCTCATCCACGACGCGATGGCCGTCCAGGAGGCGGGCGCGTTCGCCGTGGTGATGGAGATGGTGCCCGCCGAGATCGCCGGTCAGGTCACGCACAAGCTGACCATTCCGACCGTCGGCATCGGCGCCGGCCCGGATTGCGACGCCCAGGTGCTGGTCTGGCAGGACATGGCCGGTTACACCAGCGGTAAGACGGCGAAGTTCGTCAAGCGGTTCGCCAGCATCGGCCTGGATCTGCGGACGGCCGCCGCCAACTACGCCGACGAGGTCCGCCGCGGGACCTTCCCCGGCCCGGAGCACAGCTTCTGA